From Azospirillum sp. TSA2s, a single genomic window includes:
- the cheB gene encoding chemotaxis-specific protein-glutamate methyltransferase CheB, with protein MSGAAHSGPPAVGTPTVGHRRIRVLVVEDSPVIQQLLSHVIGADPRLEVAGIASSGEQALRMIEKNAPDVVSLDIRLPGIDGFEVTSRIMRQNPLPIVVVASDVRDLDIPMRALQAGALAVVEKPGSMARADYQTVAHHLCTQLVIMSQVKVIRHRITARAARSSSVPGETPSPDGRLPEAAVTADGRIRRFRGLGLVASTGGPAALAKVLKELPAAFPLPVFVVQHMGAPFMEGFANWLGTVSPLPVQLGEAGVKPRPGTVYVAPGDRHMLVDNGGIRLSGDPMVCGQRPSGEVLFQSMARAYGASGIGVLLTGMGEDGARGLVDMYRAGAYTIAEHASTAVIHSMPGTAVRLGGAVEELPLDRVAGRLLQLTSDEKMAP; from the coding sequence GTGAGCGGGGCGGCGCACTCCGGACCTCCCGCCGTCGGAACCCCCACCGTCGGACACCGTCGCATCCGTGTGCTGGTGGTGGAGGACAGCCCGGTCATCCAGCAGCTTCTCAGCCACGTCATCGGCGCCGACCCTCGGCTGGAGGTGGCGGGCATCGCCTCCAGCGGCGAGCAGGCGCTGCGCATGATCGAGAAGAACGCCCCCGACGTGGTGTCGCTCGACATCCGCCTGCCGGGCATCGACGGCTTCGAGGTGACCAGCCGCATCATGCGGCAGAATCCGCTGCCGATCGTGGTGGTGGCGTCCGATGTGCGCGACCTCGACATCCCGATGCGGGCTCTGCAGGCCGGCGCCCTGGCGGTGGTGGAAAAGCCGGGCAGCATGGCGCGCGCCGACTACCAGACGGTGGCGCACCATCTCTGCACCCAGCTGGTCATCATGAGCCAGGTGAAGGTCATCCGCCACCGCATCACCGCGCGGGCCGCCCGTTCTTCCAGCGTCCCCGGCGAAACCCCATCGCCGGACGGCCGCCTGCCCGAGGCGGCGGTGACGGCCGACGGCCGCATCCGCCGCTTCCGCGGGCTGGGCCTCGTCGCCTCCACCGGCGGGCCGGCGGCGCTGGCGAAAGTCCTGAAGGAGCTGCCGGCCGCCTTTCCGCTGCCGGTCTTCGTCGTCCAGCATATGGGCGCCCCCTTCATGGAGGGCTTCGCCAACTGGCTGGGCACCGTTTCCCCGCTGCCGGTGCAACTGGGCGAGGCGGGGGTGAAGCCGCGGCCCGGCACGGTTTATGTGGCGCCGGGCGACCGGCACATGCTGGTGGACAACGGCGGCATCCGCCTGTCCGGCGACCCGATGGTGTGCGGCCAGCGCCCGTCGGGCGAGGTGCTGTTCCAGTCGATGGCGCGCGCCTATGGCGCCTCCGGCATCGGCGTGCTGCTGACCGGCATGGGAGAGGATGGAGCGAGGGGACTGGTGGACATGTATCGGGCGGGGGCCTACACGATTGCCGAACACGCCTCCACGGCGGTGATCCACAGCATGCCGGGCACCGCCGTGCGCCTGGGCGGCGCCGTGGAGGAACTGCCTCTCGACCGGGTGGCCGGACGGCTGCTGCAACTGACCTCCGACGAGAAGATGGCGCCATGA
- a CDS encoding response regulator transcription factor, which yields MNGLRSLVVMGSQTQGLLLKLLLEERGVETVCVDGVEPALAEIAGNPQDLLIVEGELARPTGLADLRARSDAAVMVLGRGEGEHDPSDPKALVVEACALLERRSAPPTVPEIFRRAHILIVDDSATYREFLRAELEQEGCTVTAARNADEAVAALAGGGLDCVILDLVMPGTSGTQLCERFDRFRRQRGLFFQIVILTSQDDEEQLMISLNAGADDFVGKAQEMDVLKTRLMALLRRKYFVEDHLMRRPRPAPSA from the coding sequence ATGAACGGACTCCGCAGCCTGGTGGTCATGGGTTCCCAGACGCAGGGGCTTCTGCTGAAGCTTCTGCTGGAGGAACGCGGCGTCGAGACCGTCTGCGTCGACGGCGTGGAACCGGCCCTGGCCGAGATCGCCGGCAATCCGCAGGATCTGCTGATCGTCGAGGGCGAGCTTGCCCGCCCCACCGGCCTCGCCGACCTGCGCGCGCGCAGCGACGCCGCCGTCATGGTGCTCGGCCGCGGCGAGGGGGAGCACGACCCCTCCGACCCCAAGGCGCTGGTGGTGGAGGCCTGCGCGCTGCTGGAGCGGCGCAGCGCACCGCCGACCGTGCCGGAGATCTTCCGCCGCGCCCATATCCTGATCGTCGACGACAGCGCGACCTACCGCGAGTTCCTGCGCGCCGAACTGGAGCAGGAGGGCTGCACCGTCACCGCCGCCCGCAATGCCGACGAGGCGGTGGCGGCGCTGGCCGGCGGCGGGCTCGACTGCGTCATCCTCGACCTCGTGATGCCGGGCACCAGCGGCACCCAGCTCTGCGAACGATTCGACAGGTTCCGGCGCCAGCGCGGCCTGTTCTTCCAAATCGTCATCCTGACCAGCCAGGACGACGAGGAACAACTGATGATCAGTTTGAACGCCGGTGCCGACGATTTCGTCGGCAAGGCGCAGGAGATGGATGTCCTGAAGACCCGGCTGATGGCGCTTCTGCGTCGGAAATACTTCGTGGAGGATCATCTGATGCGGCGACCTCGGCCAGCACCTTCCGCATAG
- a CDS encoding hybrid sensor histidine kinase/response regulator: MAISLQPFHDTPIPAPISGDTDVRDSDAMHRSSATPMSPTDLRYRECLDNARRVCAAGTVPTMLVIGGPEMAAVRCNEALASLLNHPRAATRDESGPTLLPGGWPAVADALRPLYGVGGADGPATPPDGAALQLPTEPPLSLRATPLLVDGRVVGVLATATLDGAIAKLEEAMRAEVARTTAARSRFLASASHDLRQPFQAMRLFLDALTTQVEGNARATRTAGMLANAMTAGEQLLNALLDISTLDAGTVEADLQPVSLDALLQSLADEFRPQAEEKGLRLRVHLPCRAFTRSDPILLGRIVRNLLANAIRYTQRGGILLGLRKRDGHWRIEVWDTGFGIPQDKLDVIFDEFHQLTNPARDPTRGLGLGLAIVRRLSVLLSAPIDVRSRSGRGSVFAVTVDRLEGEEALADTQSATASADQAAAVPLDGMRILVVDDDSMVLSGLLLTLESWGCAFVSASNMREVFAAVDGLEGPPDAILTDLRLPGKVSGFDVIDRVRKLFKADIPAVVLTGETAPESLLEGQRRGCAFLHKPLHPGELRRVLEEVRRDGTAGC; the protein is encoded by the coding sequence ATGGCGATCAGCCTCCAGCCGTTCCACGACACTCCGATCCCCGCCCCGATCTCCGGCGACACCGATGTGAGAGACTCCGACGCGATGCACCGATCTTCGGCCACCCCAATGTCTCCGACCGATCTGCGCTATCGCGAGTGTCTCGACAACGCACGGCGCGTCTGCGCGGCCGGGACGGTGCCGACCATGCTGGTGATCGGCGGGCCGGAGATGGCCGCCGTCCGCTGCAACGAGGCGCTGGCCTCCCTGCTCAACCATCCGCGCGCCGCCACCCGCGACGAGAGCGGGCCGACCCTGCTGCCCGGCGGCTGGCCGGCGGTGGCCGACGCGCTGCGCCCGCTCTACGGGGTAGGAGGCGCCGACGGCCCTGCCACGCCGCCCGACGGCGCCGCGCTGCAGTTGCCGACCGAACCGCCGCTGAGCCTGCGCGCCACGCCGCTGCTGGTCGACGGCCGCGTGGTCGGGGTGCTGGCGACGGCGACGCTGGACGGCGCCATCGCGAAGCTGGAGGAGGCGATGCGGGCGGAAGTGGCGCGCACCACGGCGGCGCGCTCCCGCTTCCTCGCCTCGGCCAGCCACGACCTGCGCCAGCCCTTCCAGGCGATGCGCCTGTTCCTCGACGCGCTGACCACCCAGGTGGAGGGCAACGCGCGGGCGACCCGCACCGCCGGCATGCTGGCCAACGCGATGACGGCGGGCGAGCAGCTGCTGAACGCCCTGCTCGACATCTCGACGCTGGATGCCGGCACGGTGGAGGCCGACCTGCAGCCGGTGTCGCTCGACGCGCTTCTGCAATCGCTGGCCGATGAATTCCGTCCCCAGGCGGAGGAGAAGGGGCTGCGCCTGCGCGTCCATCTGCCCTGTCGGGCATTCACCCGCAGCGACCCGATCCTGCTCGGCCGCATCGTCCGCAACCTGCTGGCCAACGCCATCCGCTACACCCAGCGCGGCGGCATCCTGCTGGGATTGCGCAAGCGCGACGGGCACTGGCGGATCGAGGTGTGGGACACCGGCTTCGGCATTCCGCAGGACAAGCTGGACGTCATCTTCGACGAGTTCCACCAGCTGACCAACCCGGCCCGCGACCCGACGCGCGGTCTCGGCCTCGGCCTCGCCATCGTGCGGCGCCTGTCGGTTCTGCTGAGCGCGCCCATCGACGTGCGGTCGCGCTCCGGCCGCGGCTCGGTCTTCGCCGTCACCGTCGACCGCCTGGAGGGGGAGGAGGCGCTCGCCGACACCCAGTCCGCGACGGCGTCGGCCGATCAGGCGGCGGCAGTCCCGTTGGACGGCATGCGCATCCTGGTGGTGGACGACGACAGCATGGTGCTGTCCGGCCTGCTGCTGACCCTGGAAAGCTGGGGCTGCGCCTTCGTCTCCGCATCCAACATGCGCGAGGTCTTCGCCGCGGTCGATGGGCTGGAGGGTCCGCCCGACGCCATCCTGACCGACCTGCGCCTGCCGGGAAAGGTCTCCGGCTTCGACGTGATCGACCGTGTGCGCAAGCTGTTCAAGGCCGACATCCCGGCGGTGGTCCTGACCGGCGAGACGGCGCCCGAATCCCTGCTGGAGGGCCAGCGCCGCGGCTGCGCCTTCCTGCACAAACCGCTCCACCCCGGGGAGTTGCGCCGCGTGCTGGAGGAGGTCAGGCGGGACGGGACGGCGGGCTGCTGA
- a CDS encoding osmoprotectant NAGGN system M42 family peptidase: MAVPLPIDMGYVTDVLYRLLTTPSPTGYTTDVVRLCCAELERIGIPYELTRRGAIRADLKGVRASPDRALVAHVDTLGAQVKMLKDNGRMELVPIGHWSSRFAEGARCTVLTDRGPWRGTILPLKASGHTFNKEVDTQPVTWQQVELRVDAPVASRQDLEERGFNIGDIVAIDPQPEFLENGYIVSRHLDDKAGVAVMLGAAKAVVDAGAALPVDCHLLFTISEEVGSGASSILHQDVAEMVTIDNGTTAPGQNSSEFGVTIAMADSTGPFDMALTHSLIALCQAQNIPHQRDVFRYYRCDSASAIEAGNDIRTALVCFGIDASHGYERIHADALESLVRLLVLYLQSPPRD, translated from the coding sequence ATGGCCGTGCCGCTGCCCATCGACATGGGCTATGTCACCGACGTCCTCTACCGGCTGCTGACCACGCCGAGCCCGACCGGATACACCACCGACGTGGTGCGGCTGTGTTGTGCCGAGCTGGAGCGGATCGGCATCCCCTATGAGCTGACGCGGCGCGGCGCCATCCGCGCCGACCTGAAGGGGGTGCGGGCCAGCCCGGACCGGGCGCTGGTCGCCCATGTCGACACGCTGGGCGCCCAGGTGAAGATGCTGAAGGACAATGGCCGGATGGAGCTGGTGCCGATCGGCCACTGGTCGTCGCGCTTCGCCGAGGGGGCGCGCTGCACCGTGCTGACCGACCGCGGCCCGTGGCGCGGCACCATCCTGCCGCTGAAGGCGTCTGGCCACACCTTCAACAAGGAGGTCGACACCCAGCCGGTCACCTGGCAACAGGTGGAACTGCGCGTCGATGCCCCGGTCGCCAGCCGGCAGGATTTGGAGGAGCGCGGCTTCAACATCGGCGACATCGTCGCCATCGACCCGCAGCCGGAATTCCTGGAGAACGGCTACATCGTCTCCCGCCATCTCGACGACAAGGCGGGGGTGGCGGTGATGCTGGGCGCGGCGAAGGCGGTGGTCGATGCCGGGGCCGCCCTGCCGGTCGATTGCCACCTGCTGTTCACGATCTCCGAAGAGGTCGGGTCGGGCGCCTCGTCGATCCTGCATCAGGACGTGGCGGAGATGGTGACCATCGACAACGGCACCACCGCCCCCGGCCAGAACAGCAGCGAATTCGGCGTCACCATCGCCATGGCCGACAGCACCGGCCCCTTCGACATGGCGCTGACCCATTCGCTGATCGCGCTGTGCCAAGCGCAGAACATCCCGCACCAGCGCGACGTCTTCCGCTATTACCGCTGCGACAGCGCATCGGCCATCGAGGCCGGCAACGACATCCGCACCGCACTGGTCTGCTTCGGCATCGACGCCTCGCACGGCTACGAGCGCATCCATGCCGACGCGCTGGAAAGCCTGGTGCGGCTGCTGGTGCTGTACCTGCAGAGCCCGCCCAGGGATTGA
- the ngg gene encoding N-acetylglutaminylglutamine synthetase, with the protein MSYARVKPHRLERAASATLRHTRRYTGRPPAGETEADAPRADVVVDCGWGRLIFAHTFDDLDRMIETLRQEAPGTRDIVFYLQDPHVALSRAPQELFLDPSHTFRLWLTDYRPSRRRPKGYSVRRLRTREDAEGVQRIYARRRMVPVSSSFLVASRNSRVLTHFVACDDATGEVIGSVTAVDHAHAYGDPENGSSLWCLAVDPQASFPGIGETLVRTVAEHVQARGRAFLDLSVLHDNENAIALYEKLNFRRIPTFALKTKNPINERLFTGPQPGERLNPYATIIVNEARRRGIGVDVVDAEAGYFCLTWGGRSVVCRESLSELTSAVAMSRCDDKAVTRRVLERAMLKVPAQVVAGSAEENAAFLATHGRVVVKPARGEQGRGITVDVRDAETMEQAIAAARQHCDTVLLERFCEGQDLRIIVIDKRVVAAAVRRPAEVTGDGTHSVRELIEAQSRRRAAATGGESHIPMDAETDRCLAAAGKSLDDVLPAGEVLPVRKTANLHTGGTIHDVTDCLHPELVEVATVAARALDIPVVGFDLLVESPDRPGYVFIEANERPGLANHEPQPTAERFVDLLFPQTRGGALRGS; encoded by the coding sequence ATGAGCTACGCCCGCGTGAAACCGCACCGGCTGGAACGCGCCGCCAGCGCCACCCTGCGCCACACCCGGCGCTATACCGGCCGTCCGCCGGCGGGAGAGACGGAGGCCGACGCGCCGCGCGCCGACGTGGTGGTGGATTGCGGGTGGGGCCGGCTGATCTTCGCCCACACCTTCGACGATCTCGACCGCATGATCGAGACGTTGCGGCAGGAGGCGCCGGGCACCCGCGACATCGTGTTCTATCTGCAGGACCCGCATGTCGCCCTGTCGCGCGCGCCGCAGGAACTGTTCCTCGACCCCTCCCACACCTTCCGCCTGTGGCTGACCGATTACCGGCCGTCGCGGCGGCGGCCGAAGGGCTACAGCGTCCGCCGGCTGCGCACGCGCGAGGACGCCGAGGGGGTGCAGCGCATCTATGCCCGGCGGCGGATGGTCCCGGTCTCCTCCTCCTTCCTGGTGGCGTCGCGCAACAGCCGGGTGCTGACCCATTTCGTCGCCTGCGACGATGCCACCGGCGAGGTGATCGGATCGGTGACGGCGGTCGACCACGCCCACGCCTATGGCGATCCGGAGAACGGCAGCTCGCTGTGGTGCCTGGCGGTCGATCCGCAGGCGTCGTTTCCGGGGATCGGAGAGACGCTGGTCCGCACGGTGGCGGAGCATGTGCAGGCGCGCGGGCGGGCTTTCCTCGACCTGTCGGTGCTGCATGACAACGAGAACGCCATCGCGCTGTACGAGAAGCTGAATTTCCGCCGGATTCCGACCTTCGCGCTGAAGACCAAGAACCCGATCAACGAGCGGCTGTTCACCGGCCCGCAGCCGGGCGAGCGGCTGAACCCCTATGCCACCATCATCGTCAACGAGGCGCGGCGGCGCGGCATCGGCGTCGATGTGGTGGATGCCGAGGCCGGCTATTTCTGCCTGACCTGGGGCGGGCGCAGCGTGGTCTGCCGCGAATCGCTGAGCGAGCTGACCAGCGCCGTCGCCATGAGCCGCTGCGACGACAAGGCGGTGACCCGGCGCGTGCTGGAGCGCGCCATGCTGAAGGTGCCGGCCCAGGTGGTGGCGGGAAGCGCGGAGGAGAACGCCGCATTCCTGGCGACGCATGGCCGCGTCGTGGTCAAGCCGGCGCGCGGCGAGCAGGGACGCGGCATCACGGTCGACGTGCGCGACGCCGAGACGATGGAGCAGGCCATCGCGGCGGCCCGCCAGCATTGCGACACGGTGCTGCTGGAGCGGTTCTGCGAAGGGCAGGATCTGCGGATCATCGTCATCGACAAGAGGGTGGTGGCCGCCGCGGTGCGCCGCCCGGCCGAGGTCACGGGCGACGGCACCCACAGCGTGCGCGAACTGATCGAGGCGCAAAGCCGCCGCCGCGCCGCCGCCACCGGCGGGGAAAGCCACATCCCGATGGACGCGGAGACCGACCGCTGCCTCGCCGCCGCCGGCAAGAGCCTGGACGACGTGCTGCCGGCCGGCGAGGTGCTGCCGGTGCGCAAGACGGCGAACCTGCACACCGGCGGGACGATCCACGACGTGACCGACTGCCTGCACCCGGAACTGGTGGAGGTGGCGACGGTGGCCGCCCGCGCGCTGGACATTCCGGTTGTGGGGTTCGACCTGCTGGTCGAATCGCCCGACCGGCCGGGCTACGTCTTCATCGAGGCGAACGAGCGGCCGGGCCTCGCCAACCACGAACCGCAGCCGACGGCGGAACGATTCGTCGATCTGCTGTTTCCCCAGACGCGGGGGGGTGCTTTGAGGGGGAGTTAG
- a CDS encoding N-acetylglutaminylglutamine amidotransferase — translation MCGLSGEIRFKAGEAASTVAVQAMCDRLAPRGPDGHGLFAHGRVALGHRRLKIIDLSEASQQPMVDAALGLAIVFNGCIYNHRELREELVGLGYRFFSDGDTEVLIKAYHAWGPDFVKRLNGMFAFAILERDSGRVVLGRDRLGIKPLYLADIPGGLRFASTLPALVASGGIDTDVDPVALHHYMSFHAVVPAPYTILKGVRKLPPATVLIVEPDGTRRENTYWSLTFGPQSGDEGRDFADWRELVLETLTRAVRRRLVADVPVGVLLSGGLDSSLITALLAENGQSGLKTFSIGFETVGDERGDEFQYSDIVAKHFGTDHHRIFVDSARALPELTDCVRAMSEPMVSHDNIGFFLLSQEVAKQVKVVQSGQGADEVFGGYHWYPPLLDSKDAVGDYARVFFDRDHAGMAEALDPRLVGEDHSRRWLEQRFAMPGADRPVDKALRLDTTVMLVDDPVKRVDNMTMAAGLEARVPFLDHELVELAARIPAEMKLPDGGKYVLKEAARRVVPAAVIDRPKGYFPVPALKYLRGPFLERVRDVLNAPAARERSLFRREYLDRLLADPESHITPLRGSKLWQVALLEFWFQEQGL, via the coding sequence ATGTGCGGACTGAGTGGTGAAATTCGTTTCAAGGCCGGCGAGGCGGCCAGCACGGTGGCGGTCCAGGCCATGTGCGACCGGCTGGCGCCGCGCGGGCCGGACGGCCACGGCCTGTTCGCCCATGGGCGCGTCGCCTTAGGACATCGCCGGCTGAAGATCATCGATCTCAGCGAGGCATCGCAGCAGCCGATGGTGGATGCAGCCCTCGGGCTCGCCATCGTCTTCAACGGCTGCATCTACAATCACCGGGAACTGCGCGAGGAGCTGGTCGGGCTCGGCTACCGCTTCTTCTCCGACGGCGACACCGAGGTCCTGATCAAGGCCTATCACGCCTGGGGGCCTGATTTCGTCAAGCGCCTGAACGGGATGTTCGCCTTCGCCATATTGGAGCGCGACAGCGGCCGGGTGGTGCTGGGCCGCGACCGGCTGGGCATCAAGCCGCTGTATCTGGCGGACATTCCCGGCGGCCTGCGCTTCGCCTCCACCCTGCCCGCCCTGGTGGCGTCCGGCGGGATCGACACCGACGTCGATCCGGTGGCGCTGCACCATTACATGAGCTTCCACGCCGTCGTCCCGGCGCCCTACACCATCCTGAAGGGCGTGCGGAAGCTGCCGCCCGCCACGGTCCTGATCGTGGAACCGGACGGCACCCGGCGCGAGAACACCTATTGGTCGCTGACCTTCGGGCCGCAGTCCGGCGACGAGGGGCGCGACTTCGCCGACTGGCGCGAACTGGTGCTGGAGACGCTGACCCGCGCGGTGCGCCGCCGGCTGGTCGCCGACGTTCCGGTGGGCGTGCTGCTGTCGGGTGGGCTCGACAGCTCGCTGATCACCGCGCTGCTGGCCGAAAACGGACAGAGCGGACTGAAGACCTTCTCCATCGGCTTCGAGACGGTGGGCGACGAGCGCGGTGACGAGTTCCAGTATTCCGACATCGTCGCCAAGCATTTCGGCACCGACCACCACCGCATCTTCGTCGACAGCGCCCGCGCCCTGCCGGAGTTGACCGACTGCGTCCGCGCCATGTCGGAACCGATGGTCAGCCACGACAACATCGGCTTCTTCCTGCTGTCGCAGGAGGTCGCCAAGCAGGTGAAGGTGGTGCAGTCGGGCCAGGGCGCCGACGAGGTGTTCGGCGGCTATCACTGGTATCCGCCGCTGCTGGACAGCAAGGACGCGGTGGGCGACTACGCCCGCGTCTTCTTCGACCGCGACCATGCCGGGATGGCGGAGGCGTTGGACCCGCGGCTGGTCGGCGAGGACCATTCCCGCCGCTGGCTGGAACAGCGCTTCGCCATGCCCGGCGCCGACCGGCCGGTGGACAAGGCGCTGCGGCTCGACACCACGGTGATGCTGGTGGACGATCCGGTGAAGCGGGTCGACAACATGACCATGGCCGCCGGGCTGGAAGCGCGCGTGCCCTTCCTCGACCACGAGCTGGTGGAACTGGCGGCCCGCATCCCGGCGGAGATGAAGCTGCCGGACGGCGGCAAATATGTCCTGAAGGAAGCGGCGCGGCGCGTGGTGCCGGCGGCGGTGATCGACCGGCCCAAGGGCTATTTCCCGGTGCCGGCGCTGAAATACCTGCGCGGCCCCTTCCTGGAGCGGGTGCGGGACGTGCTGAACGCCCCGGCGGCGCGCGAACGCAGCCTGTTCCGGCGCGAGTATCTCGACCGGCTGCTGGCCGATCCGGAAAGCCACATCACGCCGCTGCGCGGGTCGAAGCTGTGGCAGGTCGCTCTCCTGGAATTCTGGTTCCAGGAACAGGGCCTGTAA
- a CDS encoding mechanosensitive ion channel family protein, whose amino-acid sequence MNALRRLSAPALVLALLAALVAAKPWLHGHLEPFVGLPLSGGFDIAVASAAWLAAAWGGARVIDMLAAGNGGRPPRIPRLLADLLRFFVYGVAVLAILAFVLEQPVTGLLATSGVAIAVLGFALRNMIADIFAGIALNIEHPYRLGDWLELSPGVAGRVDEINWRATRLIASDGTAIVVPNGIVAGSRFVNYSRPNPAFRAAVPVLLDQEVPVERAKRILLSAMLCADGVLPTPRPDVIVEAVTPNGISYLARFWTDDGGRVSLVRDAVLTAVLSNLAHAGIEPARPKQEVRRRQTGAHDTGLLRRGLLRQLELFDAFDDKEVDALAQAMRQFHIPAGTAAVRQGDAGESLFVIAEGVFDVQIAAPTVPDTEDGQRPGVVHLTRLRPGDLFGEMSLLTGQPRSASVVACTDAVVFELSRGHLDPVLRRRPELAERLAELMAERQTRNVSQSKRQQGATPPPPAESQALLARLRGFFGL is encoded by the coding sequence ATGAACGCCTTGCGGCGTCTGTCCGCCCCTGCCCTGGTCCTGGCCCTTTTGGCCGCGCTGGTCGCCGCCAAGCCCTGGCTGCACGGCCATCTGGAACCCTTCGTCGGGCTGCCGCTGAGCGGCGGGTTCGACATCGCCGTCGCGTCGGCCGCGTGGCTTGCCGCCGCCTGGGGCGGGGCGCGGGTGATCGACATGCTGGCGGCGGGCAACGGCGGCCGGCCGCCGCGCATCCCCCGGCTGCTGGCCGACCTGCTGCGCTTCTTCGTCTATGGCGTCGCGGTGCTGGCGATCCTGGCCTTCGTGCTGGAACAGCCGGTGACCGGGCTGCTGGCGACGTCGGGCGTCGCCATCGCCGTGCTGGGCTTCGCGCTGCGCAACATGATCGCCGACATCTTCGCCGGCATCGCCCTGAACATCGAACATCCCTATCGGCTGGGCGACTGGCTGGAGCTGTCCCCCGGCGTCGCCGGGCGGGTGGACGAGATCAACTGGCGCGCGACCCGGCTGATCGCCAGCGACGGCACCGCCATCGTCGTGCCGAACGGCATCGTCGCCGGCAGCCGCTTCGTCAATTACAGCCGCCCCAACCCGGCCTTCCGCGCCGCCGTCCCGGTCCTGCTGGACCAGGAAGTGCCGGTGGAGCGGGCCAAGCGCATCCTGCTGTCGGCGATGCTCTGCGCCGACGGCGTGCTGCCCACGCCGCGCCCGGACGTGATCGTCGAGGCGGTGACGCCCAACGGCATCTCCTATCTGGCGCGCTTCTGGACCGACGACGGCGGCCGGGTGTCACTGGTGCGCGATGCCGTGCTGACGGCGGTGCTGTCCAACCTCGCCCACGCCGGAATCGAGCCGGCCCGCCCCAAGCAGGAGGTCCGCCGACGCCAGACGGGGGCGCACGACACCGGCCTGCTGCGGCGCGGGCTGCTGCGCCAGTTGGAGCTGTTCGACGCTTTCGACGACAAGGAGGTCGACGCGCTGGCCCAGGCGATGCGCCAGTTCCACATCCCCGCCGGCACCGCCGCCGTTCGCCAGGGCGACGCCGGAGAATCGCTGTTCGTCATCGCCGAGGGCGTGTTCGATGTCCAGATCGCCGCTCCCACCGTCCCTGACACGGAGGACGGGCAGCGCCCCGGCGTGGTCCATCTGACGCGGCTGCGGCCGGGCGACCTGTTCGGCGAAATGTCGCTGCTGACCGGGCAGCCGCGCAGCGCGTCGGTCGTCGCCTGCACCGACGCCGTGGTGTTCGAACTGTCGCGCGGCCATCTGGACCCGGTGCTGCGGCGCCGTCCGGAACTGGCGGAACGGCTGGCCGAACTGATGGCCGAACGCCAGACCCGCAACGTCAGCCAGTCCAAGCGCCAGCAGGGCGCCACCCCGCCGCCGCCGGCGGAATCGCAGGCGCTGCTGGCACGGTTGCGGGGCTTCTTCGGGCTGTAG
- a CDS encoding BLUF domain-containing protein, producing MLTLLYRSDAVSLLPFSALADICVRSSTNNRRLGITGFLIEHEGTFLQVLEGEPKAVNELFHRISHDERHCNMAVLGRWERKGRSFGFWAMNFGPLDDPSFWQGEFADLRDGDAFRRKSSDADTALAVLCRAYAFASMVAGADPVIGGFVMGYPRALPGPVTV from the coding sequence ATGCTGACCCTGCTCTATCGCAGCGATGCGGTCTCTCTTCTGCCATTTTCGGCTTTGGCGGACATTTGTGTGCGAAGCTCCACAAACAATCGGCGTCTGGGCATCACCGGTTTCCTTATCGAACATGAGGGCACCTTTCTTCAGGTTCTGGAGGGTGAGCCGAAGGCGGTGAACGAACTCTTCCATCGCATCTCGCATGACGAGCGGCACTGCAACATGGCGGTGCTGGGGCGGTGGGAACGGAAGGGACGGTCCTTCGGCTTCTGGGCGATGAATTTCGGCCCGCTGGACGATCCGTCCTTCTGGCAGGGGGAGTTCGCCGATCTGCGCGACGGCGACGCCTTCCGGCGCAAGAGCAGCGATGCCGACACCGCGCTGGCGGTGCTGTGCCGGGCCTATGCCTTCGCCAGCATGGTCGCGGGGGCCGATCCGGTGATCGGCGGCTTCGTGATGGGATACCCGCGGGCGTTGCCGGGTCCGGTAACCGTCTGA
- a CDS encoding GFA family protein, with protein MKLSGSCRCGAVRFTLNSPTPVPYMRCYCTICRKSAGGGGYAINLGGDADTLEVEGRDAVAMWRAPMEDPDHPGQTHLGPSHRHFCKHCGTALWAEDPAWPELVHPFASAIDTPLPTPPERVHIMLDFKAPWVEVPTGPNDVHFARYPEESLEDWHRRHGLLDR; from the coding sequence ATGAAGCTTTCCGGTTCCTGCCGCTGCGGCGCCGTCCGCTTCACGCTGAACTCGCCGACGCCGGTGCCCTACATGCGCTGCTATTGCACCATTTGCCGCAAGAGCGCCGGCGGCGGCGGATATGCCATCAATCTGGGCGGCGACGCCGACACGCTGGAGGTCGAGGGGCGCGACGCGGTGGCGATGTGGCGGGCGCCGATGGAGGACCCCGACCATCCGGGACAGACCCACCTCGGCCCGTCGCACCGGCATTTCTGCAAGCACTGCGGCACGGCGCTGTGGGCGGAGGACCCGGCCTGGCCGGAGCTGGTCCATCCCTTCGCCTCGGCCATCGACACGCCGCTGCCGACACCGCCGGAGCGGGTGCACATCATGCTGGACTTCAAGGCGCCGTGGGTGGAGGTGCCGACGGGGCCGAACGACGTGCATTTCGCCCGTTATCCGGAGGAATCGCTGGAGGACTGGCACCGGCGGCACGGGCTGCTCGACCGCTGA